A genomic window from Antedon mediterranea chromosome 4, ecAntMedi1.1, whole genome shotgun sequence includes:
- the LOC140047570 gene encoding toll-like receptor 2: MRTLLPVTIVLFVTFYCPISGNLTCYNYNPLVNGTQPLDDFRCPKKCDCQYCKEERKVYYSHEVYCSNKGLKVIPSQDTMPTDVKYYKLEDNSILFLKKYSFQNLTVLQYLNINNNELFYNNIDINAFRGLKKLTTLTMDYNPQLYKLLPWLDDLVSLEQLHLKHCGLSTIYPKVFNNCKKLIKVDLTRNSINYIPFGTFQNLPVLKYVHLSNNQISSIPPHAFKGSFRLQLITLRSNFLSTITEDVGLQNLTQLKYLNVVYNKFRCDCDFVWFRKWIGTTNVTIQHINNTKCKPYHCTHYKNMMEFNPNELNCSKFEKIFKYTIPSVSAGLIIVIVCAVFYRYRFYLRYWNQRRRLRKQYQRICNQEPPPINGEDILYDVFVCYNSKDQQWVLDVLQPSLEVQRNFKLCVDYRDFIPGEAIITNIANGVKHCRKVLLVVSKHFAKSEWCNFELEMARMRMFDNHEDILIVVLIEKVSPKDMPILLHKILTTTTYIEWEEHPKRQALFWAKLETALLSPNCPKDRLIDNP, translated from the exons ATGCGGACTCTTCTTCCCGTTACTATCGTTCTTTTCGTAACATTCTACTGTCCTATTAGCGGTAACTTAACGTGTTACAATTACAATCCGTTGGTAAATGGAACTCAGCCGCTTGATGATTTCAGATGTCCTAAGAAATGTGACTGTCAATATTGCAAGGAAGAAAGGAAAGTATACTACAGTCATGAAGTGTATTGTTCAAATAAAGGATTGAAAGTTATTCCATCGCAAGATACGATGCCAACTGATGTTAAATATTACAAACTGGAAGACAACAGTATTTTGTTTCTGAAGAAATACTCTTTCCAGAATTTAACTGTtctacaatatttaaatattaataacaacgagctattttataataacattGATATTAATGCATTCCGTGGTTTGAAAAAATTGACCACTTTAACAATGGATTATAACCCACAGCTGTATAAACTTTTGCCCTGGCTTGATGATCTCGTTTCTTTAGAACAACTACATCTAAAGCATTGTGGATTATCTACAATATATCCTAAGGTATTTAACAATTGCAAAAAACTAATAAAAGTTGATCTTACAAGAAACTCTATAAACTATATTCCCTTCGGAACTTTCCAGAATTTACCAGTTCTTAAATATGTACATCTAAGCAACAACCAGATTAGCAGTATACCACCACACGCATTTAAAGGTTCATTCCGATTACAGTTAATAACTCTACGTAGCAACTTCCTGTCTACAATCACTGAGGATGTTGGACTTCAAAATTTGACTCAATTAAAGTATCTAAATGTGGTGTACAACAAGTTTCGTTGTGATTGTGATTTTGTGTGGTTTAGAAAATGGATTGGGACAACGAATGTTACAATTCAACATATCAACAACACAAAATGTAAACCATATCATTGCACCCATTACAAGAACATGATGGAATTTAATCCTAATGAACTAAACTGCagcaaatttgaaaaaatctttaaatataCAATTCCATCTGTTTCAGCTGGGCTTATTATTGTAATTGTGTGTGCAGTATTTTACCGCTACAGATTCTATTTAAG GTATTGGAACCAACGACGACGCCTTCGTAAACAATACCAGCGAATTTGCAACCAAGAACCTCCTCCTATCAACGGAGAAGATATTCTGTATGACGTGTTTGTCTGTTACAACAGCAAAGACCAACAATGGGTTCTTGATGTTTTACAGCCATCGTTGGAGGTGCAGCGTAATTTTAAACTATGCGTCGACTATCGCGATTTTATTCCAGGAGAAGCAATCATTACAAACATTGCAAATGGTGTTAAACACTGTCGTAAGGTTTTGTTAGTTGTCTCCAAACATTTTGCCAAAAGTGAGTGGTGTAACTTCGAATTAGAAATGGCGCGCATGCGTATGTTTGACAACCATGAAGATATTTTGATAGTGGTACTAATTGAAAAGGTGTCACCTAAAGACATGCCGATACTCTTACATAAAATATTGACCACAACAACTTATATTGAATGGGAAGAACATCCAAAAAGACAAGCATTGTTCTGGGCCAAGCTTGAAACAGCTCTGTTGTCACCTAACTGTCCAAAAGATAGGCTAATTGATAACCCCTAG